Proteins encoded in a region of the Streptomyces sp. PCS3-D2 genome:
- a CDS encoding GNAT family N-acetyltransferase codes for MIDSIPPVVPAGRLRDLAQPELALPGGMLLRPWTPHDAPTLVAAHDDPDIRHWNRPSRLDLAGAEARIALWHERWQAEKAGTWAIAPEGGRAVGLIGLADIDLAGGSGEILYWLLPAGRGSGATVRAADRLARWAFEDLGLHRVRITHSVANPASCAVATKAGFPLEGTLRGALLHADGWHDQHLHARLSTDTAP; via the coding sequence ATGATCGACTCCATACCTCCCGTGGTCCCCGCCGGGCGCCTGCGCGACCTCGCCCAGCCGGAGCTCGCCCTGCCCGGCGGGATGCTGCTGCGCCCCTGGACCCCGCACGACGCCCCCACGCTCGTCGCGGCCCACGACGACCCGGACATCCGGCACTGGAACCGCCCGAGCCGGCTGGACCTGGCCGGGGCCGAGGCCCGGATCGCCCTGTGGCACGAGCGCTGGCAGGCGGAGAAGGCCGGGACCTGGGCGATCGCCCCCGAAGGCGGCCGGGCCGTCGGCCTGATCGGCCTGGCCGACATCGACCTGGCGGGCGGCAGCGGCGAGATCCTCTACTGGCTGCTGCCCGCCGGGCGGGGCTCCGGCGCCACGGTGCGGGCCGCCGACCGGCTGGCCCGCTGGGCCTTCGAGGACCTCGGCCTGCACCGCGTGCGCATCACCCACTCCGTGGCCAACCCGGCCTCCTGCGCCGTCGCGACGAAGGCCGGTTTCCCCCTGGAAGGCACCCTGCGCGGCGCCCTCCTCCACGCGGACGGCTGGCACGACCAGCACCTCCACGCCCGCCTGAGCACGGACACCGCCCCGTAG
- a CDS encoding DNA-binding protein → MDTQNISARPHAQSRNGRENHPSRGTRANTRSGGVIHDNSRHTSRFTVIGNHLAQHAELSLLAIGLAVHIQSLPGGAPIDIRTLAARFPEGKTRIAAALRELEAHGYLRRTCERTGNGRVVTRTVSCNQPGRSAAAAADGPEPQPKPRARRPARQEGEPPRRALPAVPQPAYRAPDLLRSAVEVLAGLRRGDPRLLLSTTDVEHLAPGVAAWLERDLPPSAVHHALTADLPSEPLYRPAALLAHRLAAQLPPVPPFRAPVAPLVVRHPLQNCDACDHAFRAAEPGRCRDCRTAPPGAHPSG, encoded by the coding sequence ATGGATACCCAGAACATTAGCGCGCGCCCGCACGCGCAGTCCCGCAACGGCCGGGAAAACCACCCTTCCCGGGGCACCCGCGCGAACACCCGATCCGGCGGCGTCATCCACGACAACTCCCGCCACACCAGCCGCTTCACAGTGATCGGCAACCACCTCGCGCAGCATGCCGAGCTGTCGCTGCTGGCCATCGGCCTGGCCGTGCACATCCAGTCCCTGCCCGGCGGTGCGCCCATCGACATCAGGACCCTCGCGGCCCGGTTCCCCGAGGGCAAGACCCGGATCGCCGCGGCCCTGCGCGAACTGGAGGCCCACGGCTATCTGCGCCGCACCTGCGAACGCACCGGCAACGGCCGCGTCGTCACCCGCACGGTCTCCTGCAACCAGCCGGGCCGGTCCGCCGCCGCTGCCGCGGACGGGCCGGAGCCGCAGCCGAAGCCGCGGGCCCGGCGCCCCGCCCGCCAGGAGGGCGAGCCGCCGCGCCGCGCCCTCCCCGCCGTGCCGCAGCCCGCGTACCGGGCTCCCGATCTCCTCCGGTCCGCCGTCGAGGTCCTGGCCGGACTGCGCCGCGGTGATCCCCGGCTGCTGCTCTCCACCACGGACGTCGAGCACCTCGCCCCCGGAGTGGCGGCCTGGCTGGAGCGCGACCTGCCGCCCAGCGCCGTGCACCACGCCCTGACGGCCGACCTGCCGTCAGAGCCCCTGTACCGCCCGGCCGCCCTCCTGGCCCACCGGCTCGCCGCCCAGCTCCCGCCCGTGCCGCCGTTCCGCGCCCCGGTCGCGCCCCTGGTCGTCAGACACCCCCTGCAGAACTGCGACGCCTGCGACCACGCCTTCCGCGCGGCCGAACCCGGCCGCTGCCGTGACTGCCGGACCGCACCGCCCGGGGCTCACCCCTCCGGGTGA
- the murQ gene encoding N-acetylmuramic acid 6-phosphate etherase has protein sequence MTAHSEVRAQLETLTTEAFRPELAEIDRLSTLDIARTMNAEDATVPAAVAAQLPRIAAAIDAIAERMARGGRLVYAGAGTAGRMGVLDASECPPTFNTDPADVVGLIAGGPSAMVKAVEGAEDSPQLAADDLAGLRIGPDDTVIGISASGRTPYAIGAVEAARARGALTVGLSCNAGSALAAAADHGIEVVVGPELLTGSTRLKAGTAQKLVLNLISTITMIRLGKTYGNLMVDMRSSNEKLRARAHRIVALATGASDETIAAALAATGGEVKNAVLVVLGEVDGPAAAELLAASRGHLRAALARTRTR, from the coding sequence ATGACCGCACACTCCGAGGTCCGTGCCCAGCTGGAGACACTGACCACCGAGGCCTTCCGTCCCGAACTCGCCGAGATCGACCGGCTGTCCACCCTCGACATCGCCCGCACCATGAACGCCGAGGACGCGACCGTCCCGGCCGCCGTCGCCGCACAGCTGCCGCGGATCGCCGCGGCCATCGACGCGATCGCCGAGCGGATGGCCCGCGGCGGCCGTCTCGTCTACGCCGGCGCCGGCACGGCCGGCCGGATGGGCGTCCTGGACGCCAGCGAGTGCCCACCCACCTTCAACACCGACCCGGCCGACGTCGTCGGCCTGATCGCGGGCGGCCCCTCCGCCATGGTCAAGGCGGTCGAGGGCGCCGAGGACTCCCCGCAGCTGGCCGCCGACGACCTGGCCGGATTGCGCATCGGCCCCGACGACACCGTCATCGGCATCTCCGCCTCCGGCCGCACCCCGTACGCGATCGGCGCCGTCGAGGCCGCCCGCGCCCGCGGCGCGCTCACCGTCGGCCTCTCCTGCAACGCCGGCTCCGCGCTCGCCGCCGCAGCCGACCACGGCATCGAAGTGGTCGTCGGCCCCGAGCTGCTCACCGGCTCCACCCGGCTCAAGGCGGGCACCGCGCAGAAACTCGTCCTCAACCTCATCTCGACCATCACCATGATCCGGCTGGGCAAGACCTACGGGAACCTCATGGTCGACATGCGCTCCTCCAACGAGAAGCTGCGCGCCCGCGCCCACCGCATCGTGGCCCTGGCCACCGGCGCGTCCGACGAGACGATCGCGGCCGCGCTCGCCGCCACCGGCGGCGAGGTCAAGAACGCCGTCCTCGTCGTCCTCGGCGAGGTCGACGGCCCCGCCGCCGCCGAACTCCTCGCCGCCTCCCGCGGCCACCTCCGCGCGGCGCTCGCCCGTACCCGGACCCGCTGA
- a CDS encoding serine hydrolase has product MGRSRDGFHGAGLRKVRDVLARHVDSGRIPGVVALIGRGEETHVEAIGTMRHEGGAPMSRDTIFRMASTSKPVTMAASMALLDDCALRLDDPVDHWLPELAGRRVLRRIDGPVDDTEPARRPITVRDLLTSTFGLGIDLTALGSPIMNAIFEGGVFSQGAVPLPEQDEWMRRLGALPLMRQPGEHWQYHLSHDVLGVLVSRVTGKPFEAFLRERVLDPLGMKDTGFHVPADTIDRLPPSYAPDPRTGEFTVWDEAEGGQYSAPPAFQAGGGGLVSTVDDYHAYFRMLLHHGTHAAERILSRPAVELMTTNRLTPEQEAARSALARGAVHVSFGQGQQGGWGFGMAVRTYRGDYAPVGQFGWDGGTGTSVYADPENGLTGILLTQVGLTTAAPAQLIHDFWTTVYQAIDA; this is encoded by the coding sequence ATGGGCAGGAGCAGGGACGGCTTCCACGGAGCGGGGCTGCGCAAGGTGCGCGACGTGCTGGCACGACACGTCGACTCCGGCAGGATCCCCGGAGTGGTCGCCCTGATCGGACGCGGTGAGGAGACGCACGTCGAGGCGATCGGGACGATGCGCCACGAGGGCGGCGCGCCGATGAGCCGGGACACGATCTTCCGTATGGCGTCGACCTCGAAGCCGGTCACCATGGCGGCCTCGATGGCGCTCCTCGACGACTGCGCGCTGCGGCTCGACGACCCGGTGGACCACTGGCTGCCCGAACTCGCCGGCCGCCGGGTGCTGCGGCGCATCGACGGCCCCGTCGACGACACCGAGCCCGCCCGGCGCCCGATCACCGTGCGGGACCTGCTGACCTCCACCTTCGGCCTCGGCATCGACCTGACGGCACTGGGCTCCCCGATCATGAACGCGATCTTCGAAGGAGGCGTCTTCAGCCAGGGCGCGGTACCGCTGCCCGAACAGGACGAGTGGATGCGCCGCCTCGGCGCACTGCCGCTGATGCGCCAGCCGGGCGAGCACTGGCAGTACCACCTCAGCCACGACGTCCTCGGCGTACTCGTCTCACGCGTCACGGGCAAGCCGTTCGAGGCGTTCCTGCGCGAGCGCGTCCTCGACCCGCTCGGGATGAAGGACACCGGATTCCACGTGCCCGCCGACACGATCGACCGGCTGCCGCCCAGCTACGCCCCCGACCCTCGGACCGGGGAGTTCACCGTCTGGGACGAGGCGGAGGGCGGTCAGTACAGCGCGCCTCCCGCCTTCCAGGCGGGCGGTGGCGGGCTGGTCTCCACCGTGGACGACTACCACGCCTACTTCCGGATGCTGCTGCACCACGGCACGCACGCGGCCGAGCGGATCCTGTCCCGGCCCGCCGTCGAGCTGATGACCACCAACCGGCTCACCCCCGAGCAGGAGGCCGCCCGGTCGGCCCTGGCCCGGGGCGCCGTCCACGTGTCCTTCGGCCAGGGGCAGCAGGGCGGCTGGGGCTTCGGAATGGCGGTGCGCACCTACCGTGGCGACTACGCGCCCGTCGGCCAGTTCGGCTGGGACGGCGGGACCGGGACCTCGGTGTACGCCGACCCGGAGAACGGGCTCACGGGCATCCTGCTCACCCAGGTCGGGCTGACCACCGCCGCACCGGCGCAGCTCATCCACGACTTCTGGACCACGGTCTACCAGGCGATCGACGCCTGA
- a CDS encoding PQQ-binding-like beta-propeller repeat protein, with the protein MNNSTRQGARRMPRALFVAGTAVAAVTVLYLLLLGHLAFVDWSRGRGLLLLVTPALGVLGYVLLARGRGGSRGAAVRWLAAAVALAALWPAWQGYVWMRGPQAYAWTWWQSENPESARPVGAWELPSAGFVRARTDRLVLFNGEGRRAGGRAAPQGTVFCALSRTTAHDVGLVAAARTPGGCGTRVSAVDLRQQEELWSKDLPAAPPAGGDAPPVAVVDTTAVVVADGALLGLDLRGGGERWRTPVPAGCRARALDGAADRVLYVEDCPAAGTARLTSLDARTGTPAWQTPLRAGPAAELRLLSARPIALRAGDAVRLFDDAGRERGAVPVVGPGEDLLAEPGPLVSGGLLVLPVKGRVPGVSAYSLLDGSRVWHAGLDGATVLGLAQGRAPGGVDVVTSTAARTHLWHLDGATGRTGARPTILRDVPLGRRFEIYPTGVEGYTFVNLDPGGELPSYVALKRVTGW; encoded by the coding sequence CCTGTTCGTCGCCGGCACGGCCGTCGCCGCCGTGACCGTCCTGTACCTGCTCCTGCTGGGGCATCTGGCCTTCGTCGACTGGTCCCGCGGCCGCGGTCTGCTGCTCCTCGTCACCCCGGCCCTGGGGGTCCTCGGGTACGTGCTGCTGGCGCGCGGGCGCGGCGGCTCCCGGGGCGCGGCGGTCCGCTGGCTGGCGGCGGCCGTCGCGTTGGCCGCGCTGTGGCCGGCCTGGCAGGGGTACGTGTGGATGCGCGGACCGCAGGCGTACGCGTGGACCTGGTGGCAGTCGGAGAACCCGGAGTCGGCGCGCCCCGTCGGCGCCTGGGAGCTCCCCTCGGCGGGGTTCGTACGGGCCCGCACGGACCGACTGGTCCTCTTCAACGGCGAGGGCCGCCGGGCCGGCGGGCGCGCGGCCCCGCAGGGCACGGTCTTCTGTGCCCTGAGCCGGACCACCGCGCACGACGTCGGACTCGTCGCGGCCGCGCGGACCCCGGGCGGCTGCGGCACCCGGGTCTCGGCCGTGGACCTGCGGCAGCAGGAAGAGCTGTGGTCCAAGGACCTTCCGGCGGCCCCGCCCGCCGGCGGGGACGCACCGCCCGTGGCGGTCGTGGACACCACGGCCGTCGTCGTGGCGGACGGCGCCCTCCTCGGCCTGGACCTGCGCGGCGGCGGGGAACGCTGGCGGACACCGGTACCGGCGGGCTGCCGGGCCCGCGCGCTCGACGGCGCCGCCGACCGGGTCCTGTACGTCGAGGACTGCCCGGCCGCCGGCACGGCACGGCTGACGTCCCTGGACGCCCGGACCGGCACCCCGGCCTGGCAGACCCCGCTGCGGGCCGGCCCGGCGGCGGAGCTGCGGCTGCTGTCGGCGCGCCCGATCGCGCTGCGCGCGGGGGACGCGGTACGGCTGTTCGACGACGCCGGGCGCGAGCGCGGTGCCGTGCCCGTGGTGGGCCCCGGGGAGGACCTCCTCGCGGAACCGGGCCCGCTGGTCAGCGGCGGACTGCTGGTGCTCCCGGTGAAGGGCCGGGTCCCGGGGGTTTCGGCGTACTCCCTGCTGGACGGCAGCCGCGTGTGGCACGCCGGGCTCGACGGGGCGACGGTCCTCGGCCTTGCGCAGGGCCGCGCCCCGGGCGGGGTCGACGTGGTGACGTCGACCGCCGCGCGGACCCACCTGTGGCACCTGGACGGCGCCACGGGCCGGACCGGGGCCCGGCCCACGATCCTGCGGGACGTCCCGCTGGGCCGCCGGTTCGAGATCTACCCGACGGGCGTCGAGGGCTACACCTTCGTGAACCTGGACCCGGGGGGCGAACTGCCGTCGTACGTGGCCCTGAAGCGGGTCACAGGCTGGTGA
- a CDS encoding DUF397 domain-containing protein — translation MISTPEYDLSAATWHKSSYSGGSGGDCLEMATWRKSTHSAGDGGNCVEVADGQHDLVPVRDSKVPDGPHLAFNGPAWKAFVTSL, via the coding sequence ATGATCAGTACGCCTGAGTACGACCTTTCGGCGGCCACCTGGCACAAGTCGAGCTACAGCGGCGGAAGCGGTGGCGACTGCCTGGAGATGGCCACCTGGCGGAAGTCCACCCACAGCGCCGGGGACGGCGGCAACTGCGTCGAGGTCGCCGACGGGCAGCACGACCTCGTGCCCGTCCGGGACTCGAAGGTGCCGGACGGCCCTCACCTCGCCTTCAACGGCCCCGCCTGGAAGGCGTTCGTCACCAGCCTGTGA
- a CDS encoding copper homeostasis protein CutC, translating to MSNRALLEVIALDVEDAVAAQAGGADRLELVTDMAADGLTPAREAFAAIRAAVDIPLRVMIRKADGFAAGDVSVLAATARQLRAEGAREFVLGFLDADGSPDLAAVEAVVAELGGCAWTFHRAIDRAADRDQLRKALADLPGLDTYLTAGAAAGVGEGLPVLLAEAARGGEPGYGPRILVGGGLTLAHLPVLRAGGIDAFHIGGAARPDGWGGPVSAAAVAEWRAVLDESGPAGA from the coding sequence ATGAGCAACCGTGCGCTCCTGGAGGTGATCGCCCTCGACGTGGAGGACGCGGTCGCGGCCCAGGCAGGTGGGGCGGACCGCCTTGAGCTGGTCACCGACATGGCCGCCGACGGCCTCACCCCGGCGCGCGAGGCGTTCGCGGCGATCCGGGCAGCGGTGGACATCCCACTGCGCGTGATGATCCGGAAGGCCGACGGCTTCGCCGCGGGGGACGTCTCCGTCCTGGCGGCGACGGCGCGGCAGCTGCGGGCCGAGGGGGCGCGGGAGTTCGTGCTCGGCTTCCTGGACGCGGACGGTAGCCCCGACCTGGCCGCCGTCGAGGCGGTCGTCGCGGAGCTGGGCGGCTGCGCGTGGACCTTCCACCGGGCGATCGACCGCGCGGCGGACCGGGACCAGCTGCGCAAGGCGCTGGCCGACCTGCCGGGCCTGGACACCTACCTGACCGCGGGGGCCGCGGCCGGGGTCGGCGAGGGGCTGCCGGTGCTGCTCGCGGAGGCGGCGCGGGGCGGCGAGCCGGGGTACGGGCCGCGGATCCTGGTCGGCGGCGGGCTCACGCTCGCGCACCTGCCGGTGCTGCGGGCGGGCGGGATCGACGCCTTCCACATCGGCGGTGCCGCACGTCCCGACGGCTGGGGCGGCCCCGTCTCGGCGGCGGCGGTCGCCGAGTGGCGGGCCGTACTGGACGAATCCGGGCCCGCCGGCGCCTGA
- a CDS encoding Cmx/CmrA family chloramphenicol efflux MFS transporter produces the protein MPVAVYVLGLSVFALGTSEFMLSGLLPPIADDMGVSIPQAGLLISAFAIGMVVGAPLLAVATLRLPRRTTLIALISLFGLGQVAGALAPSYQLLFASRVVAALACAGFWAVGAAVAIAMVDRDQRARAMAVMIGGLSIANVLGVPAGAFLGEHLGWRSAFWSVGAASAVALAGILALVPRIPPPTEKPRLRRELRIYGDRQVWLAVGVTALAAGGVFCAFSYLSPLLTDVAGLDSKWVPWILALFGTGALVGTTIGGRVADAHLFGVMIWGITASTAFLTLLALLASAAVAAIALSFLLGVSAFFTAPALNARMFNVAGAAPTLAGATTTAAFNLGNTGGPWLGGTVIDAGLGFSATAWAGAAMTVTAIALTVLALRLDRRTPPQATRVVAGSAAAPVGAPAHT, from the coding sequence ATGCCCGTCGCCGTCTACGTCCTGGGACTGTCCGTCTTCGCGCTCGGCACCAGCGAATTCATGCTCTCCGGTCTGCTGCCGCCGATTGCCGACGACATGGGCGTGAGCATCCCGCAGGCGGGTCTGCTCATATCCGCCTTCGCCATCGGCATGGTCGTCGGCGCGCCCCTGCTGGCCGTGGCCACCCTGCGCCTGCCCCGCCGCACCACCCTCATCGCCCTCATCAGCCTCTTCGGCCTCGGGCAGGTCGCAGGCGCGCTGGCCCCGTCCTACCAGCTCCTCTTCGCCTCCCGCGTGGTCGCGGCCCTCGCCTGCGCCGGCTTCTGGGCCGTCGGCGCGGCTGTCGCCATCGCCATGGTCGACAGGGACCAGCGGGCCCGCGCGATGGCCGTGATGATCGGCGGCCTGTCCATCGCCAACGTCCTCGGCGTCCCGGCCGGCGCCTTCCTCGGCGAGCACCTCGGCTGGCGCTCCGCGTTCTGGTCGGTCGGCGCGGCCTCAGCCGTCGCCCTCGCCGGCATCCTGGCGCTGGTCCCCCGCATCCCGCCGCCCACCGAGAAGCCCAGGCTCCGCCGCGAGCTGCGCATCTACGGCGACCGCCAGGTGTGGCTCGCCGTCGGCGTCACCGCACTGGCCGCGGGCGGCGTCTTCTGCGCCTTCAGCTATCTGTCGCCGCTGCTCACGGACGTGGCCGGGCTGGACTCGAAGTGGGTCCCATGGATCCTCGCCCTGTTCGGGACCGGTGCGCTGGTCGGCACCACCATCGGCGGCCGGGTCGCCGATGCGCACTTGTTCGGCGTGATGATCTGGGGCATCACCGCGTCCACCGCCTTCCTGACGCTGCTCGCCCTGCTGGCGTCGGCCGCGGTGGCCGCGATCGCGCTGTCCTTCCTGCTCGGCGTGTCGGCCTTCTTCACCGCCCCGGCGCTCAACGCCCGCATGTTCAACGTGGCCGGCGCCGCCCCGACCCTGGCCGGGGCGACCACCACGGCCGCCTTCAACCTGGGCAACACCGGCGGCCCGTGGCTCGGCGGCACCGTCATCGACGCCGGCCTGGGCTTCTCCGCGACCGCCTGGGCGGGCGCCGCCATGACCGTGACCGCCATCGCCCTCACCGTCCTCGCCCTGCGCCTGGACCGCCGTACGCCGCCGCAAGCGACCCGCGTGGTCGCCGGGAGCGCCGCCGCCCCCGTCGGGGCCCCCGCCCACACCTGA
- a CDS encoding PTS transporter subunit EIIC has translation MPTEPTEPAEPADKNRATAAAILPLVGGPDNVTSIAHCMTRLRIALRDRSLVRDEALRALPAVLGVVEDDTYQIVLGPGAVARVTPEFEALVEQGSSAAPPAPADPHPVTAGELAARGAALKEARKARNATPVKLMLRRIANIFVPLIPALIGCGIIAGLNGLLMNLGWLPGVVPALTALASGFMSLIAVFVGYNTAKEFGGTPILGGAVAAVIVFPGVAKITAFGTELRPGQGGVLGALAAALLAVYVEKRCRRLVPETLDVLVTPSLTVLVAGLATLFGLMFLAGEASAAIGTFADRLLSAGGAFAGLVLGGLFLPLVMLGLHQALIPIHTTLIEQSGHTVLLPILAMAGAGQVGAALAVHCRLPRNGSLRATIRSALPAGFLGVGEPLIYGVSLPLGRPFVTACVGGAAGGAFVGLFSQLGIAFGSTAIGPSGWALFPLLDGSANPVVTVAIYAGGLLTGYIVGFAATYFFGFTGRMLADLNTDPTPASPAPTGPATPADPAAPATAPALAKPQ, from the coding sequence ATGCCCACTGAGCCCACCGAGCCCGCCGAGCCCGCCGACAAGAACCGCGCCACGGCAGCCGCGATCCTGCCCCTCGTCGGCGGCCCGGACAACGTCACCTCGATCGCGCACTGCATGACCCGCCTGCGCATCGCGTTGCGCGACCGCTCCCTCGTCCGGGACGAGGCCCTCCGGGCCCTCCCGGCGGTCCTCGGGGTGGTCGAGGACGACACCTACCAGATCGTGCTCGGCCCGGGAGCCGTCGCCCGCGTCACCCCGGAGTTCGAGGCCCTGGTCGAGCAGGGCTCCTCGGCGGCGCCCCCGGCCCCGGCCGATCCCCACCCGGTCACCGCGGGCGAGCTGGCCGCCCGGGGAGCGGCCCTGAAGGAGGCCAGGAAGGCGCGCAACGCCACCCCCGTCAAGCTGATGCTCCGCCGGATCGCGAACATCTTCGTGCCGCTGATCCCGGCCCTCATCGGCTGCGGAATCATCGCCGGACTCAACGGCCTCCTCATGAACCTGGGTTGGCTGCCCGGCGTGGTCCCCGCGCTCACCGCCCTGGCGTCCGGCTTCATGTCGCTGATCGCGGTGTTCGTCGGATACAACACCGCCAAGGAGTTCGGCGGCACCCCGATCCTGGGCGGCGCGGTCGCCGCCGTCATCGTCTTCCCCGGCGTCGCGAAGATCACCGCCTTCGGCACGGAGCTCAGGCCCGGCCAGGGCGGCGTCCTGGGCGCGCTCGCCGCCGCCCTGCTCGCCGTGTACGTCGAGAAGCGCTGTCGGCGGCTGGTTCCCGAGACCCTGGACGTCCTGGTCACCCCCTCCCTCACCGTCCTCGTCGCCGGCCTGGCCACCCTCTTCGGCCTGATGTTCCTCGCCGGTGAGGCGTCCGCCGCCATCGGCACCTTCGCCGACCGGCTGCTCTCGGCCGGCGGCGCGTTCGCGGGGCTGGTGCTGGGCGGGCTGTTCCTCCCGCTCGTGATGCTCGGCCTGCACCAGGCCCTGATCCCGATCCACACCACGCTCATCGAGCAGTCCGGCCACACCGTCCTGCTGCCGATCCTCGCCATGGCGGGTGCGGGCCAGGTCGGCGCGGCCCTCGCGGTCCACTGCCGGCTCCCCCGCAACGGCTCGCTGCGCGCCACCATCAGGTCGGCCCTCCCCGCGGGCTTCCTGGGCGTCGGCGAACCGCTGATCTACGGTGTCTCCCTGCCGCTCGGGCGACCTTTCGTCACCGCCTGCGTCGGCGGCGCGGCCGGCGGCGCCTTCGTCGGCCTCTTCAGCCAGCTGGGCATCGCCTTCGGGTCCACCGCCATCGGCCCCTCCGGCTGGGCGCTCTTCCCGCTGCTGGACGGTTCCGCGAACCCGGTCGTCACGGTCGCGATCTACGCGGGCGGCCTGCTGACCGGCTACATCGTGGGCTTCGCCGCCACCTACTTCTTCGGCTTCACCGGCCGGATGCTGGCCGACCTGAACACCGACCCGACCCCGGCCTCCCCGGCCCCGACCGGCCCGGCCACCCCCGCCGACCCCGCCGCCCCGGCGACGGCCCCCGCCCTGGCCAAGCCCCAGTAG
- a CDS encoding AAA family ATPase codes for MRADVEALDIRDVTANWVNAIVLQAQIDDRIKALADLAHTPLFFGRLDYLHAPGADLAEGAEGEQFYIGRRHVHDADGDPMVIDWRAPVSQPFYRASKKDPQDIGLRRRFGYTGGELTAYEDEHLSDPAEAAAVSKLLQQEIERPRVGPMRDIVATIQPEQDEIVRSGLSGSVCVQGGPGTGKTAVGLHRVAYLLYAHRERLARTGTLVIGPNRSFLHYIEQVLPALGELEVKQATVDDLVAREGLEVRGTDPAETAVVKGDARMAEVLRRAVRSHVGRPTEPLVVVRGSRRWRVPAYELEEMVEELQNRDIRYGAAREALPQRIAHAVLVRMEQAGEAPDDRVQDAVARSAAVKAAVKEVWPAVEPAKLVLRLLCEPDFLAEHAQDVLTADEQKLLLWPKPFRSVKSAKWSAADLVLIDEAADLVERTHSLGHVVLDEAQDLSPMQYRAVGRRCTTGSATVLGDLAQGTTPWATRSWDEALTHLGKPQAVLEELTAGFRVPREVIAYASRLLPSISPGLAPVSSVRETPGSLRVTAADDLTAAVVEACRESLTHEGSIGLIAADARIPALADALLAADLPYLSPGEETTAQSRLTLVPASLAKGLEYDYVVLDEPAAIVDGEPDERTGLRRLYVCLTRAVSGLTALHASPLPAALA; via the coding sequence ATGCGCGCGGACGTCGAGGCCCTCGACATCCGCGACGTCACCGCGAACTGGGTCAACGCGATCGTGCTCCAGGCCCAGATCGACGACCGCATCAAGGCCCTCGCCGACCTCGCCCACACCCCGCTCTTCTTCGGCCGCCTCGACTACCTCCACGCCCCCGGCGCCGACCTCGCCGAGGGCGCGGAGGGCGAGCAGTTCTACATCGGCCGCCGCCACGTCCACGACGCCGACGGCGACCCGATGGTCATCGACTGGCGCGCGCCCGTCTCCCAGCCGTTCTACCGGGCCTCCAAGAAGGACCCGCAGGACATCGGCCTGCGTCGCCGCTTCGGCTACACCGGCGGCGAGCTGACCGCGTACGAGGACGAACACCTGTCCGACCCGGCCGAGGCGGCAGCCGTCAGCAAGCTGCTCCAGCAGGAGATCGAGCGCCCGCGCGTCGGCCCGATGCGGGACATCGTCGCCACGATCCAGCCCGAACAGGACGAGATCGTCCGCTCCGGCCTGTCCGGCTCCGTCTGCGTGCAGGGAGGCCCCGGCACCGGGAAGACGGCCGTCGGCCTGCACCGGGTGGCGTACCTGCTGTACGCGCACCGCGAGCGCCTCGCCCGCACCGGCACCCTCGTCATCGGGCCGAACCGTTCCTTCCTGCACTACATCGAGCAGGTCCTCCCGGCCCTGGGCGAGTTGGAGGTCAAGCAGGCCACCGTCGACGACCTGGTCGCCCGCGAGGGGCTGGAGGTCCGCGGCACCGATCCCGCCGAGACCGCCGTCGTCAAGGGCGACGCCCGCATGGCGGAGGTGCTGCGCCGCGCGGTGCGCTCGCACGTCGGCCGCCCGACCGAGCCCCTCGTGGTGGTCCGCGGCTCACGCCGCTGGCGGGTGCCGGCGTACGAGCTGGAGGAGATGGTCGAGGAACTGCAGAACCGCGACATCCGCTACGGCGCCGCCCGCGAGGCCCTCCCGCAGCGCATCGCGCACGCCGTCCTGGTGCGCATGGAGCAGGCGGGCGAGGCTCCGGACGACCGCGTCCAGGACGCGGTCGCCCGCAGCGCGGCCGTGAAGGCCGCCGTCAAGGAGGTCTGGCCGGCCGTCGAACCGGCGAAGCTGGTCCTGCGGCTGCTCTGCGAACCGGACTTCCTCGCCGAGCACGCGCAGGACGTCCTGACCGCGGACGAACAGAAGCTCCTGCTGTGGCCGAAGCCGTTCCGGAGCGTGAAGTCGGCGAAGTGGTCGGCGGCCGACCTGGTCCTCATCGACGAGGCGGCCGACCTGGTGGAACGCACCCATTCGCTGGGCCACGTCGTCCTCGACGAGGCGCAGGACCTCTCCCCCATGCAGTACCGGGCGGTGGGCCGGCGCTGCACGACCGGCTCGGCGACGGTCCTGGGCGACCTCGCGCAGGGCACCACGCCGTGGGCCACCCGCAGCTGGGACGAGGCCCTGACCCACCTGGGCAAGCCGCAGGCGGTGCTGGAGGAACTGACCGCCGGCTTCCGCGTGCCGCGCGAGGTGATCGCTTACGCCTCCCGCCTCCTGCCGTCGATCTCCCCGGGCCTGGCCCCGGTCTCCTCGGTCCGCGAGACCCCCGGCTCGCTCCGGGTGACCGCGGCGGACGACCTGACGGCGGCGGTGGTGGAAGCCTGTCGCGAGTCCCTGACCCACGAGGGCTCCATCGGCCTGATCGCGGCGGACGCCCGGATCCCCGCCCTGGCCGATGCCCTGCTCGCGGCAGACCTGCCGTACCTGTCCCCCGGCGAGGAGACGACCGCTCAGTCCCGCCTGACACTGGTCCCGGCGTCACTGGCGAAGGGCCTGGAGTACGACTACGTGGTCCTCGACGAGCCCGCGGCGATCGTCGACGGCGAACCGGACGAGCGGACCGGCCTGCGCCGCCTGTACGTCTGCCTCACCCGGGCCGTCTCGGGCTTGACGGCCCTCCACGCCTCACCCCTCCCGGCGGCCCTTGCCTGA